From the genome of Paraburkholderia aromaticivorans, one region includes:
- a CDS encoding LysR family transcriptional regulator → MDTLVSMKVFRHVVEVGSFVGAAERMEMSAAMASKHVMHLEQQLGARLLNRTTRRVAPTEAGREYYERLSQVLTELEEAEQVVGAASVVPQGRLRVSSLSAFGLSHVMAAVADYAAQYPQVTVDMTLSDRVVELIDEGFDVAIRASPSGLKSSSLIARQIATAHLVLCASPAYLKRHGTPKTVADLARHNYLQYAGVSALEIAPATGDASTRVRLTGNLIVNHLEAQRVIVLQGAGIAMLGTEVIGDDLAAGRLVPLLVDEVPPRELPIHVVYASRRHLSAKVRSFVDFLAERFANESLWPSLEQIKALAVR, encoded by the coding sequence ATGGATACCCTCGTCAGCATGAAAGTGTTCCGGCACGTGGTCGAAGTCGGCAGCTTTGTCGGCGCGGCCGAACGGATGGAAATGTCGGCGGCCATGGCGAGCAAGCACGTGATGCATCTCGAACAGCAACTCGGCGCGCGTCTTTTGAACCGCACCACGCGACGGGTCGCGCCGACGGAGGCGGGCCGCGAATACTACGAGCGTTTGAGCCAGGTGCTCACCGAACTCGAGGAAGCCGAACAGGTGGTCGGCGCGGCGAGCGTCGTGCCGCAGGGGCGCTTGCGGGTGTCGTCGCTGTCGGCGTTCGGCTTGAGCCATGTGATGGCCGCGGTGGCGGATTACGCCGCGCAGTATCCGCAAGTCACCGTCGATATGACGCTGTCCGACCGGGTGGTCGAACTGATCGACGAAGGTTTCGATGTCGCGATCCGGGCGTCGCCGAGCGGGCTCAAGTCCTCTTCCTTGATCGCGCGGCAGATCGCGACCGCGCATCTCGTGCTGTGCGCGTCTCCCGCCTATCTGAAACGGCACGGCACGCCGAAGACGGTCGCCGATCTGGCGCGTCACAACTATCTGCAGTACGCAGGCGTGTCGGCACTCGAAATCGCGCCGGCAACCGGCGACGCCTCGACGCGCGTGCGCCTGACGGGCAACCTCATCGTCAATCATCTGGAAGCGCAGCGCGTGATCGTGCTGCAGGGCGCGGGTATCGCGATGCTCGGCACCGAGGTGATCGGCGACGATCTGGCCGCGGGGCGCCTCGTGCCCCTGTTGGTGGATGAGGTGCCGCCGCGCGAGCTGCCCATCCATGTCGTCTATGCGAGCCGCCGGCATCTGTCGGCCAAGGTGCGTTCGTTTGTCGACTTTCTCGCCGAACGGTTCGCGAACGAGTCGCTGTGGCCGTCGCTCGAACAGATCAAGGCGCTCGCGGTGCGGTAG
- a CDS encoding NAD(P)H-dependent flavin oxidoreductase yields the protein MALPAVLQKLALPVVASPMFIVSYPELVLAQCKAGIVGSFPALNARPAELLDEWLTQIQAQLAEHKAAHPDAIIGPIAVNQIVHQSNTRLEHDVRVCVEHKVPIFITSLRAPAREIVDAVHSYGGIVLHDVINLRHAQKALEAGVDGLILVASGAGGHAGTTSPFALVGEVRRIFDGPIVLSGSIANGGSILAAQAMGADLAYMGTRFIATKEAHAVDSYKQAIVNSSASDIIYTNLFTGVHGNYIRESIVNAGLDPDALPESDKTKMNFGGDKAKAWKDIWGAGQGVGLMDDVPSVSELVQRLTKEYNDAKARLGIAR from the coding sequence ATGGCATTGCCCGCCGTTCTGCAAAAACTTGCGCTGCCCGTCGTCGCCTCGCCGATGTTCATCGTCAGCTATCCCGAGCTCGTGCTGGCTCAATGCAAGGCTGGCATCGTCGGCTCGTTCCCCGCGCTGAATGCGCGCCCGGCCGAGTTGCTCGACGAATGGCTCACGCAGATTCAGGCGCAGCTCGCCGAGCACAAGGCGGCCCACCCCGATGCGATCATCGGCCCGATCGCCGTCAACCAGATCGTCCATCAGTCGAATACGCGGCTCGAACACGACGTGCGCGTGTGCGTCGAACACAAGGTGCCGATCTTCATCACGAGTCTGCGGGCGCCGGCGCGGGAAATCGTCGACGCCGTGCATAGCTACGGCGGCATCGTGCTGCACGACGTGATCAATCTGCGCCATGCGCAGAAGGCGCTGGAAGCGGGCGTCGACGGCCTGATCCTCGTGGCCTCCGGCGCGGGCGGCCATGCGGGCACGACCTCGCCGTTCGCGCTGGTCGGCGAAGTGCGGCGCATATTCGACGGCCCGATCGTGCTGTCGGGCTCGATCGCCAACGGCGGCTCGATTCTCGCCGCGCAGGCCATGGGCGCGGACCTCGCCTATATGGGCACGCGCTTCATCGCGACCAAAGAAGCGCACGCGGTCGACAGCTACAAGCAGGCGATCGTCAATTCCTCGGCATCGGACATCATCTACACGAATCTGTTCACCGGCGTGCACGGCAACTACATCCGCGAAAGTATCGTGAACGCGGGGTTGGACCCGGACGCGCTGCCGGAGTCGGACAAGACCAAGATGAACTTCGGCGGCGACAAGGCGAAGGCGTGGAAAGACATCTGGGGTGCGGGCCAGGGCGTCGGCCTGATGGACGACGTGCCGAGCGTGAGCGAACTGGTGCAGCGTCTGACGAAGGAATATAACGACGCGAAGGCGCGGCTGGGAATCGCGCGCTGA
- a CDS encoding methylmalonyl-CoA mutase family protein, translating into MTDLSTPQRAGSHKLPAGRRLRFVTAAALFDGHDASINIMRRILQASGVEVVHLGHNRSVDEVATAALHEDADGVAVSSYQGGHNEYFRYLVDLLRARGGERIKVFGGGGGVIVPDEIAELERYGVEKIYSPQDGQRLGLQGMIDDMIARCADSARAAAAAAQSPVGAWVAELAAHRLPRFDSHGDAGADARVDAARDPSSKASLAGETAGAEQQAGAGNTANTAAPDPASFAFRRLARLISAFETGAIDAVTRENLSALAKAAAIPVLGITGTGGAGKSSLTDELIRRFRLDYGDALTIAVLAIDPSRRKSGGALLGDRIRMNAIGDWGGGARVYMRSMATREASSEISDSLPDALMLCKAAGFDLIVVETSGIGQGDAAIVPFVDESLYVMTPEFGAASQLEKIDMLDFAGFVAINKFDRKGAPDALRDVAKQVQRNRGDFAKPPESMPVFGTIASRFNDDGVTALYRHVAQALRKHGLRLGGGRLAAPEGLRFSSGRNAIVPPARVRYLADIAQTVHAYRERADAQARVARERWQLIEARRMLGEAGAAVGAGSVVATRASSEANASANANANASPGADTAATSCAAATGGTTTPADALNPTHSPLDTLITQRTAALGERERILLDTWPQTVATYSGAEHIVRIRDREIRTALTVTTLSGSEVRKVSLPKFVDQGEILRWLMLDNLPGYFPFTAGVFAFRRENEDPTRMFAGEGDPQRTNRRFKLLSEGTPAKRLSTAFDSVTLYGEEPHERPDIYGKVGNSGVSVATLDDMKTLYDGFDLCAPETSVSMTINGPAPTILAMFFNVAIDQQIARTAQRQGRPLTDDELAATRRAALENVRGTVQADILKEDQGQNTCIFSTEFSLKVMGDIQAYFVEHGVRNFYSVSISGYHIAEAGANPISQLAYTLANGFTYVEAYLARGMSIDDFAPNLSFFFSNGMEPEYTVLGRVARRIWAVAMRERYGANERSQKLKYHVQTSGRSLHAQEIDFNDIRTTLQALIAIYDNCNSLHTNAFDEAITTPTEESVRRAVAIQLIINREWGLAKNQNPNQGSFVIEELTDLVEEAVLAEFDRLTERGGVLGAMETGYQRGRIQDESMLYEHRKHDGSYPIVGVNTFLSPHPHEAPQPVALARSTDEEKQSQLQRLHAFQARHCEAAPAALERLKRAVIDDENVFAVLMDVVRVCSLGQITHALFEVGGQYRRNM; encoded by the coding sequence ATGACCGATCTGTCCACGCCGCAGCGCGCCGGCAGCCACAAGCTGCCCGCGGGCCGGCGACTGCGTTTTGTTACGGCCGCCGCGTTGTTCGATGGTCACGATGCGTCGATCAACATCATGCGGCGCATTCTTCAGGCGAGCGGCGTCGAGGTGGTTCACCTCGGCCACAATCGCTCCGTCGATGAAGTCGCCACCGCCGCGCTGCACGAAGACGCCGACGGCGTCGCCGTGTCGAGCTACCAGGGTGGTCACAACGAATACTTCCGCTATCTGGTCGACTTGCTGCGCGCACGCGGTGGCGAGCGTATCAAGGTATTCGGCGGCGGCGGCGGGGTGATCGTCCCTGACGAAATCGCCGAACTCGAACGCTATGGCGTCGAGAAGATCTATTCGCCGCAGGACGGCCAGCGGCTCGGTCTGCAAGGCATGATCGACGACATGATCGCGCGCTGCGCCGATAGTGCGCGCGCGGCGGCGGCCGCAGCACAGAGCCCGGTCGGCGCCTGGGTGGCCGAGCTTGCGGCGCACCGGCTGCCGCGGTTTGATTCGCATGGCGATGCCGGCGCCGACGCGCGCGTGGACGCAGCGCGCGATCCATCCAGCAAGGCGAGTCTTGCGGGCGAGACGGCGGGCGCGGAACAGCAGGCGGGCGCGGGCAACACCGCCAACACGGCCGCGCCCGACCCCGCATCCTTCGCCTTCCGCCGACTCGCGCGGCTCATCAGCGCATTCGAAACGGGCGCTATCGACGCCGTGACGCGGGAAAACCTGTCCGCCTTGGCGAAAGCAGCCGCGATCCCCGTCCTCGGCATCACCGGAACCGGCGGCGCCGGCAAATCGTCGCTCACCGACGAACTGATCCGGCGCTTTCGCCTCGACTACGGCGACGCGCTCACCATTGCCGTGCTCGCCATCGATCCGTCGCGCCGCAAGTCCGGCGGCGCGCTGCTGGGCGACCGCATCCGCATGAATGCCATTGGCGACTGGGGCGGCGGCGCGCGGGTGTACATGCGATCGATGGCGACGCGCGAAGCATCGAGCGAAATCTCCGATTCTCTGCCCGACGCGCTGATGCTGTGCAAGGCGGCGGGTTTCGATCTGATCGTCGTGGAAACGTCGGGCATCGGTCAGGGGGATGCGGCGATCGTGCCGTTCGTCGACGAATCGCTGTATGTCATGACGCCGGAGTTCGGCGCGGCCAGCCAGTTGGAGAAGATCGACATGCTCGACTTCGCCGGCTTCGTCGCGATCAACAAGTTCGATCGCAAAGGCGCGCCGGACGCGTTGCGCGACGTCGCCAAGCAGGTTCAGCGCAATCGCGGCGACTTCGCGAAGCCGCCCGAGTCGATGCCCGTGTTCGGCACGATCGCCTCGCGCTTTAACGACGACGGCGTGACCGCGCTGTACCGCCACGTTGCGCAAGCGCTGCGCAAGCACGGTTTGCGCTTGGGCGGCGGCCGGCTGGCCGCGCCCGAAGGTCTGCGCTTTTCGAGTGGCCGCAACGCGATCGTGCCGCCGGCGCGCGTGCGCTATCTGGCGGATATTGCGCAGACGGTTCACGCTTATCGCGAGCGGGCCGACGCGCAAGCGCGTGTGGCGCGCGAGCGCTGGCAACTGATCGAGGCGCGCCGGATGCTCGGTGAGGCGGGCGCGGCTGTGGGCGCAGGCTCCGTTGTTGCCACAAGGGCGAGCTCGGAAGCGAACGCAAGCGCAAACGCAAACGCAAACGCAAGCCCCGGAGCAGACACGGCCGCGACCTCATGCGCAGCCGCAACCGGCGGCACAACCACCCCCGCCGACGCGCTCAACCCAACTCACTCGCCACTCGACACGCTCATCACCCAACGCACCGCCGCACTCGGCGAACGCGAACGCATTCTCCTCGACACCTGGCCGCAGACTGTCGCTACCTATTCTGGCGCCGAACACATCGTCCGCATTCGCGACCGCGAAATCCGCACCGCGCTCACCGTCACGACGCTTTCAGGCTCTGAAGTCCGCAAGGTTTCGCTGCCGAAATTCGTCGACCAGGGCGAGATTCTGCGCTGGCTCATGCTCGACAATCTGCCCGGCTACTTCCCGTTCACCGCCGGCGTATTCGCGTTCCGCCGCGAAAACGAAGACCCGACGCGGATGTTCGCGGGCGAAGGCGATCCGCAACGCACCAATCGCCGCTTCAAACTGCTCTCCGAGGGCACGCCGGCCAAACGTCTGTCGACCGCATTCGATTCGGTCACGCTCTACGGCGAAGAGCCGCACGAGCGTCCCGACATCTACGGCAAGGTGGGCAATTCGGGCGTCTCGGTGGCGACGCTCGACGACATGAAAACGCTCTACGACGGCTTCGACCTCTGCGCGCCGGAAACCTCGGTCTCGATGACGATCAACGGGCCCGCGCCGACCATCCTGGCGATGTTCTTCAACGTCGCGATCGATCAGCAGATCGCGCGCACGGCCCAGCGGCAAGGCCGCCCGCTCACGGACGACGAACTCGCCGCGACGCGCCGTGCGGCGCTGGAAAACGTGCGCGGCACCGTGCAGGCCGACATCCTGAAGGAAGATCAGGGCCAGAACACCTGTATCTTCTCGACCGAATTCAGCCTGAAAGTGATGGGCGATATTCAGGCGTATTTCGTCGAGCATGGCGTGCGCAACTTCTATTCGGTGTCGATCTCCGGCTATCACATCGCCGAAGCCGGCGCGAACCCGATTTCGCAGCTCGCCTACACGCTCGCGAACGGCTTCACCTATGTCGAGGCCTATCTCGCCCGCGGCATGTCGATCGACGACTTCGCGCCGAATCTGTCGTTCTTCTTTTCAAACGGCATGGAGCCGGAATACACGGTGCTGGGCCGGGTCGCGCGCCGCATCTGGGCCGTTGCGATGCGCGAGCGCTACGGCGCAAACGAACGCAGCCAGAAGCTCAAGTATCACGTGCAGACCTCGGGCCGCAGCCTGCACGCGCAGGAGATCGACTTCAACGATATTCGCACCACGCTGCAAGCGCTGATCGCGATTTACGACAATTGCAACTCGCTGCACACCAATGCCTTCGATGAAGCGATCACCACGCCCACCGAGGAATCGGTGCGCCGCGCGGTGGCGATCCAGTTGATCATCAACCGTGAATGGGGGCTCGCGAAGAATCAGAATCCGAATCAGGGCAGCTTCGTGATCGAAGAGCTGACCGACCTGGTGGAAGAAGCGGTGCTGGCCGAGTTCGACCGGTTGACCGAGCGCGGCGGCGTGCTCGGCGCAATGGAAACCGGCTACCAGCGCGGGCGCATCCAGGACGAGTCGATGCTGTATGAGCATCGCAAGCATGACGGTTCGTATCCGATCGTCGGCGTGAACACGTTCTTGAGCCCCCATCCGCATGAAGCGCCGCAGCCGGTCGCGCTAGCCCGTTCCACTGACGAAGAAAAGCAGAGCCAGTTGCAACGTCTGCATGCTTTCCAGGCGCGGCATTGCGAGGCGGCGCCCGCCGCGCTCGAACGTCTGAAGCGCGCGGTGATCGACGATGAAAACGTGTTCGCGGTGCTGATGGACGTCGTGCGCGTCTGTTCGCTCGGGCAGATCACGCACGCGTTGTTCGAAGTGGGCGGGCAGTACCGCCGCAATATGTGA